Proteins encoded by one window of Lycium barbarum isolate Lr01 chromosome 11, ASM1917538v2, whole genome shotgun sequence:
- the LOC132618716 gene encoding histidine kinase 2 isoform X1, translating to MRFSALSGFALKLSRHFLKICRWILLKMSLNCKLVGMNGSFSSSFRLKKARESLQGPNCGWRWQTKLLFLWLIFFGIGFFWLVISLNGVVYSWKQEASEPNEDESYFLLERFNVSNEQIQALATLFFEKDQKIVVEGKRKKEISFLKCSKGDGHEMPMSTTITCLLKVLGSESLKYEQQYEMLVENIEAKGQCPVPDEEALRNSDVSLDDKSLPFVLHRLSSLVSTDPQFFEKKASEIREIGNHNPDHFDSNAFCVTKLCWWVLLGVVVSWKILQLWTKCGENQQHNFIQPQTLQSHQLHPLQQLQQQQARISSRTGGKWRKKLLVMFVLGGVILAIWLYMYLSADIALRRKETLTSMCDERARMLQDQFNVSMNHVHALAILISTFHHGKQPSAIDQKTFEEYTERTAFERPLTSGVAYALRVRHSQREEFEKLHGWTIKKMESEDQTLTQDYIPANLDPAPDHDEYAPVIFSQETVSHIVSIDMMSGKEDRENILRARASGKGVLTSPFKLLKSNHLGVVLTFAVYNTHLPPYATPMDRINATVGYIGASYDVPSLVEKLLHQLASKQTIVVNVYDTTNKFAPIKMYGMDENDTGLLHVSSLDFGDPTRNHEMHCRFKHKPSPPWTAITLSGGVLVITLLIGHIFHAAINRIVEVEGQYQEMMELKHRAEAADVAKSQFLATVSHEIRTPMNGVLGMLQMLMDTNLDPTQLDYAQTAHASGKDLISLINEVLDQAKIESGRLELEAVPFDLRAVLDNVSSLFSGKSHKKGIELAVYVSDLVPEVVIGDPGRFRQIITNLVGNSIKFTNDKGHIFVTVHLADEVRNPRDVTDEILKQSLTFVQERSNNTLSGFPVVDRWQSWQKFERLSSTEEEVGKIKLLVTIEDTGVGIPLEAQGRIFTPFMQADSSTSRTYGGTGIGLSISKRLVDLMGGEIGFFSEPGTGSTFSFTAAFARGEEGSLERKWQQHDPSVSEFSGLRALVIDDKSIRAEVTRYHLQRLKICVNITSTMRSACSYLSNTSALEHLAVVFVDKDSWDNETSLTLSNMLKELRPNGSATALGKPPKICLLCMSSAERDELKSAGIVDQVFVKPVRLSGLIACFQEAIGYRNKKQVTRGKPTLGSLLTGKHILVVDDNVVNRRVAEGALKKYGAIVTCVDSGKAALAHLNPPHKFDACFMDLQMPEMDGFEATRQIRSLENKYNEKVDCGELLPSISAKVAHWHTPILAMTADVIQATNEECMRCGMDDYVSKPFEEGQLYSTVARFFESG from the exons ATGAGATTTTCTGCTCTGAGTGGGTTTGCTCTTAAGCTATCAAGGCATTTTTTGAAGATATGTAGGTGGATTCTATTAAAGATGTCCTTAAACTGCAAATTGGTTGGCATGAATGGAAGCTTCTCTTCAAGTTTTAGGCTGAAAAAGGCCAGAGAGTCTTTGCAAGGACCAAATTGTGGGTGGAGATGGCAAACAAAGCTTTTGTTTTTATGGCTCATTTTCTTTGGAATTGGATTTTTTTGGTTGGTTATTAGCTTAAATGGTGTGGTTTATAGTTGGAAGCAGGAAGCTTCAGAACCAAATGAAGATGAATCTTATTTTCTTCTTGAACGTTTCAATGTCAGCAATGAGCAAATTCAAGCTTTAGCTACCTTATTCTTTGAAAAAGATCAG AAAATTGTTGTTgaagggaaaagaaaaaaagag ATTTCATTCTTGAAATGCTCCAAAGGTGATGGGCATGAAATGCCTATGAGTACTACCATTACTTGCCTTCTCAAGGTGCTAGGTTCAGAGAGTCTGAAATACGAGCAGCAATATGAGATGCTTGTAGAGAATATTGAAGCAAAAGGCCAGTGCCCAGTTCCAGATGAGGAGGCACTGAGAAATAGTGACGTTTCACTAGATGACAAGTCGTTACCATTTGTTTTGCATCGCTTATCTTCACTAGTCTCAACAGATCCTCAGTTCTTTGAAAAG AAAGCATCAGAAATAAGAGAAATTGGGAATCATAACCCAGATCATTTTGATAGTAATGCCTTTTGTGTCACAAAACTATGCTGGTGGGTCCTTCTCGGGGTTGTGGTCAGCTGGAAGATACTTCAGTTATGGACAAAATGCGGGGAAAATCAACAGCACAACTTCATTCAGCCGCAAACACTACAGTCTCATCAACTTCATCCACTACAGCAGTTGCAGCAGCAGCAAGCTCGGATTTCCTCTCGAACTGGTGGGAAGTGGAGGAAAAAGCTTCTTGTAATGTTTGTCTTGGGTGGGGTGATCCTGGCCATCTGGTTGTATATGTACCTGAGTGCAGACATTGCATTGAGGAGGAAAGAAACACTGACAAGCATGTGTGACGAACGAGCGCGAATGTTGCAGGACCAGTTCAATGTAAGCATGAACCATGTTCATGCATTGGCTAttctcatttccacatttcaccatGGAAAGCAACCTTCCGCAATAGACCAG AAAACTTTTGAAGAATATACTGAGAGAACAGCTTTTGAGAGGCCACTTACAAGTGGTGTTGCCTATGCTTTAAGGGTTCGTCACTCACAGAGAGAGGAGTTTGAGAAGCTGCATGGGTGGACTATCAAGAAAATGGAATCAGAGGACCAAACTTTAACACAGGATTATATCCCTGCAAACTTGGATCCTGCTCCTGATCACGATGAATATGCACCTGTCATATTTTCACAAGAAACGGTTTCCCATATCGTCTCGATTGATATGATGTCTGGAAAG GAAGACCGTGAGAACATTTTGCGAGCAAGGGCTTCTGGCAAGGGGGTTTTGACGTCACCCTTTAAGCTCTTGAAATCCAATCACCTGGGTGTTGTTCTTACATTTGCGGTCTATAATACTCATCTCCCTCCTTATGCTACCCCAATGGACCGCATCAATGCTACTGTTGG GTACATTGGTGCTTCTTACGATGTTCCATCATTAGTCGAAAAGCTTCTGCATCAGCTTGCGAGCAAGCAAACTATTGTGGTAAATGTTTATGATACAACTAACAAGTTTGCTCCAATTAAAATGTATGGCATGGATGAGAACGACACAGGATTACTGCATGTTAGCAGCCTTGATTTTGGGGATCCTACACGGAACCACGAGATGCATTGCAG GTTCAAGCATAAACCTTCTCCACCCTGGACAGCAATAACTCTATCTGGTGGAGTCCTTGTTATCACTCTGCTTATTGGTCATATCTTCCATGCTGCCATCAACCGAATTGTTGAAGTTGAGGGTCAGTATCAGGAAATGATGGAGCTCAAACATCGTGCTGAGGCTGCAGATGTAGCAAAATCTCAG TTTCTTGCAACGGTTTCTCATGAAATCAGGACTCCGATGAATGGTGTTTTAG GGATGCTGCAAATGCTCATGGACACAAACCTTGACCCTACGCAACTGGATTATGCACAAACTGCTCATGCTAGTGGGAAAGATCTGATATCATTGATTAATGAGGTGCTGGATCAGGCTAAGATTGAATCGGGAAGGCTTGAGCTGGAGGCTGTTCCTTTTGATCTCCGTGCTGTACTTGATAATGTTTCATCACTCTTCTCAGGAAAATCTCATAAAAAAGGGATTGAG TTGGCTGTTTATGTTTCTGATCTAGTCCCGGAAGTTGTTATCGGAGATCCAGGGCGGTTCCGGCAGATAATTACGAATCTAGTTGGAAACTCAATTAAG TTCACAAATGACAAAGGGCACATATTTGTCACAGTACATTTAGCTGATGAAGTGAGGAACCCTCGTGATGTGACGGATGAAATCTTGAAACAAAGCTTAACCTTTGTTCAAGAAAGGTCAAATAATACCTTAAGTGGGTTTCCTGTAGTTGACAGATGGCAAAGTTGGCAAAAGTTTGAAAGGCTGAGCAGCACAGAGGAAGAAGTGGGAAAGATCAAGTTGTTAGTGACCATAGAAGACACTGGTGTGGGAATTCCTCTTGAAGCACAAGGCCGCATATTCACGCCTTTTATGCAGGCCGACAGTTCAACATCTCGAACATATGGTGGAACAGGGATAGGACTGAGCATTAGCAAACGGTTGGTGGACCTCATGGGGGGAGAAATAGGCTTTTTCAGTGAACCTGGCACAGGGAGTACATTTTCATTTACTGCAGCCTTTGCAAGAGGAGAAGAAGGTTCTTTAGAGCGTAAATGGCAACAGCATGATCCATCTGTTTCGGAATTTAGTGGGTTAAGAGCATTGGTGATTGATGATAAAAGCATTCGGGCAGAGGTCACAAGATACCATTTGCAAAGACTCAAAATATGCGTCAACATAACTTCCACAATGCGTTCCGCATGTTCATATCTCTCTAATACTAG TGCATTGGAACATTTAGCTGTGGTTTTTGTTGACAAAGATAGTTGGGATAACGAAACTTCTCTTACACTAAGTAATATGTTGAAAGAGCTCAGACCAAATGGCTCAGCTACTGCTTTAGGAAAGCCTCCAAAAATCTGCCTCTTATGTATGAGCTCTGCGGAGAGAGATGAGCTCAAATCAGCTGGAATTGTGGACCAAGTGTTTGTAAAGCCTGTGCGGTTGAGCGGGTTGATAGCATGCTTTCAAGAAGCCATTGGCTACCGAAATAAGAAGCAAGTAACCCGAGGAAAACCTACTCTTGGAAGTCTGCTGACAGGAAAGCATATATTGGTGGTAGACGATAATGTTGTAAACAGAAGAGTGGCAGAAGGTGCTCTAAAGAAGTACGGGGCGATAGTGACCTGTGTAGACAGTGGAAAGGCTGCTTTGGCACATCTTAATCCTCCACACAAGTTTGATGCTTGTTTTATGGACCTCCAAATGCCTGAAATGGATGG GTTTGAAGCGACACGACAAATACGCAGTTTAGAAAACAAATACAATGAAAAAGTCGATTGTGGTGAGTTACTTCCCAGCATATCGGCCAAAGTGGCTCATTGGCACACTCCAATATTAGCAATGACAGCAGATGTAATTCAAGCAACAAATGAAGAGTGCATGAGGTGCGGGATGGATGATTATGTATCAAAACCGTTTGAAGAAGGGCAGCTTTATTCAACAGTGGCACGCTTCTTTGAGTCAGGTTGA
- the LOC132618716 gene encoding histidine kinase 2 isoform X2 has product MRFSALSGFALKLSRHFLKICRWILLKMSLNCKLVGMNGSFSSSFRLKKARESLQGPNCGWRWQTKLLFLWLIFFGIGFFWLVISLNGVVYSWKQEASEPNEDESYFLLERFNVSNEQIQALATLFFEKDQISFLKCSKGDGHEMPMSTTITCLLKVLGSESLKYEQQYEMLVENIEAKGQCPVPDEEALRNSDVSLDDKSLPFVLHRLSSLVSTDPQFFEKKASEIREIGNHNPDHFDSNAFCVTKLCWWVLLGVVVSWKILQLWTKCGENQQHNFIQPQTLQSHQLHPLQQLQQQQARISSRTGGKWRKKLLVMFVLGGVILAIWLYMYLSADIALRRKETLTSMCDERARMLQDQFNVSMNHVHALAILISTFHHGKQPSAIDQKTFEEYTERTAFERPLTSGVAYALRVRHSQREEFEKLHGWTIKKMESEDQTLTQDYIPANLDPAPDHDEYAPVIFSQETVSHIVSIDMMSGKEDRENILRARASGKGVLTSPFKLLKSNHLGVVLTFAVYNTHLPPYATPMDRINATVGYIGASYDVPSLVEKLLHQLASKQTIVVNVYDTTNKFAPIKMYGMDENDTGLLHVSSLDFGDPTRNHEMHCRFKHKPSPPWTAITLSGGVLVITLLIGHIFHAAINRIVEVEGQYQEMMELKHRAEAADVAKSQFLATVSHEIRTPMNGVLGMLQMLMDTNLDPTQLDYAQTAHASGKDLISLINEVLDQAKIESGRLELEAVPFDLRAVLDNVSSLFSGKSHKKGIELAVYVSDLVPEVVIGDPGRFRQIITNLVGNSIKFTNDKGHIFVTVHLADEVRNPRDVTDEILKQSLTFVQERSNNTLSGFPVVDRWQSWQKFERLSSTEEEVGKIKLLVTIEDTGVGIPLEAQGRIFTPFMQADSSTSRTYGGTGIGLSISKRLVDLMGGEIGFFSEPGTGSTFSFTAAFARGEEGSLERKWQQHDPSVSEFSGLRALVIDDKSIRAEVTRYHLQRLKICVNITSTMRSACSYLSNTSALEHLAVVFVDKDSWDNETSLTLSNMLKELRPNGSATALGKPPKICLLCMSSAERDELKSAGIVDQVFVKPVRLSGLIACFQEAIGYRNKKQVTRGKPTLGSLLTGKHILVVDDNVVNRRVAEGALKKYGAIVTCVDSGKAALAHLNPPHKFDACFMDLQMPEMDGFEATRQIRSLENKYNEKVDCGELLPSISAKVAHWHTPILAMTADVIQATNEECMRCGMDDYVSKPFEEGQLYSTVARFFESG; this is encoded by the exons ATGAGATTTTCTGCTCTGAGTGGGTTTGCTCTTAAGCTATCAAGGCATTTTTTGAAGATATGTAGGTGGATTCTATTAAAGATGTCCTTAAACTGCAAATTGGTTGGCATGAATGGAAGCTTCTCTTCAAGTTTTAGGCTGAAAAAGGCCAGAGAGTCTTTGCAAGGACCAAATTGTGGGTGGAGATGGCAAACAAAGCTTTTGTTTTTATGGCTCATTTTCTTTGGAATTGGATTTTTTTGGTTGGTTATTAGCTTAAATGGTGTGGTTTATAGTTGGAAGCAGGAAGCTTCAGAACCAAATGAAGATGAATCTTATTTTCTTCTTGAACGTTTCAATGTCAGCAATGAGCAAATTCAAGCTTTAGCTACCTTATTCTTTGAAAAAGATCAG ATTTCATTCTTGAAATGCTCCAAAGGTGATGGGCATGAAATGCCTATGAGTACTACCATTACTTGCCTTCTCAAGGTGCTAGGTTCAGAGAGTCTGAAATACGAGCAGCAATATGAGATGCTTGTAGAGAATATTGAAGCAAAAGGCCAGTGCCCAGTTCCAGATGAGGAGGCACTGAGAAATAGTGACGTTTCACTAGATGACAAGTCGTTACCATTTGTTTTGCATCGCTTATCTTCACTAGTCTCAACAGATCCTCAGTTCTTTGAAAAG AAAGCATCAGAAATAAGAGAAATTGGGAATCATAACCCAGATCATTTTGATAGTAATGCCTTTTGTGTCACAAAACTATGCTGGTGGGTCCTTCTCGGGGTTGTGGTCAGCTGGAAGATACTTCAGTTATGGACAAAATGCGGGGAAAATCAACAGCACAACTTCATTCAGCCGCAAACACTACAGTCTCATCAACTTCATCCACTACAGCAGTTGCAGCAGCAGCAAGCTCGGATTTCCTCTCGAACTGGTGGGAAGTGGAGGAAAAAGCTTCTTGTAATGTTTGTCTTGGGTGGGGTGATCCTGGCCATCTGGTTGTATATGTACCTGAGTGCAGACATTGCATTGAGGAGGAAAGAAACACTGACAAGCATGTGTGACGAACGAGCGCGAATGTTGCAGGACCAGTTCAATGTAAGCATGAACCATGTTCATGCATTGGCTAttctcatttccacatttcaccatGGAAAGCAACCTTCCGCAATAGACCAG AAAACTTTTGAAGAATATACTGAGAGAACAGCTTTTGAGAGGCCACTTACAAGTGGTGTTGCCTATGCTTTAAGGGTTCGTCACTCACAGAGAGAGGAGTTTGAGAAGCTGCATGGGTGGACTATCAAGAAAATGGAATCAGAGGACCAAACTTTAACACAGGATTATATCCCTGCAAACTTGGATCCTGCTCCTGATCACGATGAATATGCACCTGTCATATTTTCACAAGAAACGGTTTCCCATATCGTCTCGATTGATATGATGTCTGGAAAG GAAGACCGTGAGAACATTTTGCGAGCAAGGGCTTCTGGCAAGGGGGTTTTGACGTCACCCTTTAAGCTCTTGAAATCCAATCACCTGGGTGTTGTTCTTACATTTGCGGTCTATAATACTCATCTCCCTCCTTATGCTACCCCAATGGACCGCATCAATGCTACTGTTGG GTACATTGGTGCTTCTTACGATGTTCCATCATTAGTCGAAAAGCTTCTGCATCAGCTTGCGAGCAAGCAAACTATTGTGGTAAATGTTTATGATACAACTAACAAGTTTGCTCCAATTAAAATGTATGGCATGGATGAGAACGACACAGGATTACTGCATGTTAGCAGCCTTGATTTTGGGGATCCTACACGGAACCACGAGATGCATTGCAG GTTCAAGCATAAACCTTCTCCACCCTGGACAGCAATAACTCTATCTGGTGGAGTCCTTGTTATCACTCTGCTTATTGGTCATATCTTCCATGCTGCCATCAACCGAATTGTTGAAGTTGAGGGTCAGTATCAGGAAATGATGGAGCTCAAACATCGTGCTGAGGCTGCAGATGTAGCAAAATCTCAG TTTCTTGCAACGGTTTCTCATGAAATCAGGACTCCGATGAATGGTGTTTTAG GGATGCTGCAAATGCTCATGGACACAAACCTTGACCCTACGCAACTGGATTATGCACAAACTGCTCATGCTAGTGGGAAAGATCTGATATCATTGATTAATGAGGTGCTGGATCAGGCTAAGATTGAATCGGGAAGGCTTGAGCTGGAGGCTGTTCCTTTTGATCTCCGTGCTGTACTTGATAATGTTTCATCACTCTTCTCAGGAAAATCTCATAAAAAAGGGATTGAG TTGGCTGTTTATGTTTCTGATCTAGTCCCGGAAGTTGTTATCGGAGATCCAGGGCGGTTCCGGCAGATAATTACGAATCTAGTTGGAAACTCAATTAAG TTCACAAATGACAAAGGGCACATATTTGTCACAGTACATTTAGCTGATGAAGTGAGGAACCCTCGTGATGTGACGGATGAAATCTTGAAACAAAGCTTAACCTTTGTTCAAGAAAGGTCAAATAATACCTTAAGTGGGTTTCCTGTAGTTGACAGATGGCAAAGTTGGCAAAAGTTTGAAAGGCTGAGCAGCACAGAGGAAGAAGTGGGAAAGATCAAGTTGTTAGTGACCATAGAAGACACTGGTGTGGGAATTCCTCTTGAAGCACAAGGCCGCATATTCACGCCTTTTATGCAGGCCGACAGTTCAACATCTCGAACATATGGTGGAACAGGGATAGGACTGAGCATTAGCAAACGGTTGGTGGACCTCATGGGGGGAGAAATAGGCTTTTTCAGTGAACCTGGCACAGGGAGTACATTTTCATTTACTGCAGCCTTTGCAAGAGGAGAAGAAGGTTCTTTAGAGCGTAAATGGCAACAGCATGATCCATCTGTTTCGGAATTTAGTGGGTTAAGAGCATTGGTGATTGATGATAAAAGCATTCGGGCAGAGGTCACAAGATACCATTTGCAAAGACTCAAAATATGCGTCAACATAACTTCCACAATGCGTTCCGCATGTTCATATCTCTCTAATACTAG TGCATTGGAACATTTAGCTGTGGTTTTTGTTGACAAAGATAGTTGGGATAACGAAACTTCTCTTACACTAAGTAATATGTTGAAAGAGCTCAGACCAAATGGCTCAGCTACTGCTTTAGGAAAGCCTCCAAAAATCTGCCTCTTATGTATGAGCTCTGCGGAGAGAGATGAGCTCAAATCAGCTGGAATTGTGGACCAAGTGTTTGTAAAGCCTGTGCGGTTGAGCGGGTTGATAGCATGCTTTCAAGAAGCCATTGGCTACCGAAATAAGAAGCAAGTAACCCGAGGAAAACCTACTCTTGGAAGTCTGCTGACAGGAAAGCATATATTGGTGGTAGACGATAATGTTGTAAACAGAAGAGTGGCAGAAGGTGCTCTAAAGAAGTACGGGGCGATAGTGACCTGTGTAGACAGTGGAAAGGCTGCTTTGGCACATCTTAATCCTCCACACAAGTTTGATGCTTGTTTTATGGACCTCCAAATGCCTGAAATGGATGG GTTTGAAGCGACACGACAAATACGCAGTTTAGAAAACAAATACAATGAAAAAGTCGATTGTGGTGAGTTACTTCCCAGCATATCGGCCAAAGTGGCTCATTGGCACACTCCAATATTAGCAATGACAGCAGATGTAATTCAAGCAACAAATGAAGAGTGCATGAGGTGCGGGATGGATGATTATGTATCAAAACCGTTTGAAGAAGGGCAGCTTTATTCAACAGTGGCACGCTTCTTTGAGTCAGGTTGA